One genomic segment of bacterium includes these proteins:
- a CDS encoding T9SS type A sorting domain-containing protein, with protein sequence MWWNIPPIVPTGNNPDDAARLRWFNKWMVDTLQTGLDTLYGAFPPNVYIYDYFELVDSANFLPLSLSDSPTDSHPNEACTELVAPDFVQKAFNAAINYEVGIPTGIRESILKPNSYSLNQNYPNPFNPTTEINFSLAKSGNISLIIYDISGSVVDTLVDGYMNEGKHSVIFNAEGLNSGVYFYRLKTDNFTSTRKMILIK encoded by the coding sequence GTGTGGTGGAATATACCTCCAATTGTTCCGACTGGGAATAATCCTGATGATGCGGCAAGATTAAGATGGTTTAATAAATGGATGGTTGATACGTTACAGACGGGACTTGATACACTGTATGGTGCTTTTCCTCCCAATGTATATATATATGATTACTTTGAACTGGTTGACTCAGCTAATTTTCTTCCATTATCACTTTCTGATTCACCAACTGATTCACACCCCAATGAGGCTTGTACTGAACTTGTTGCTCCAGATTTTGTTCAGAAAGCTTTTAATGCTGCTATAAATTATGAGGTAGGGATCCCGACAGGTATACGGGAATCAATTTTGAAACCGAATAGTTATTCGCTTAATCAGAATTATCCAAATCCATTTAATCCAACCACTGAAATAAATTTTTCGCTGGCAAAATCAGGAAATATCTCATTAATAATTTACGATATTTCGGGTTCAGTCGTAGATACCCTGGTAGACGGATATATGAATGAAGGAAAACATTCAGTAATTTTTAATGCTGAGGGATTAAATTCAGGAGTATATTTTTACAGATTAAAAACTGATAACTTTACATCAACCCGAAAAATGATATTGATTAAATGA
- a CDS encoding T9SS type A sorting domain-containing protein, with protein sequence MYIYDYFELVDSANFLPLSLSDSPTDSHPNEACTELVAPDFVQKAFNAAINYELSGVTFQLTVPIQDGWNLVSIPGLHPLNQNVNTWWINKDPSTDVFRYNGIYQTVTAVAPGLGYMMKHNNSQVYNTGDEWPASGIQIVPHDPIAGTAGWNLFGGYELSVTAANVTTNPPGLQSSPIYKFSGGYQIATTIDPGYGYWINLTAPGQIIIPETLEKNGKSAEWFPNDWGRLITTDAAGKSFTLYAVNGKVNLDNYKMPPTPPTGNFDIRYSSGRIAEDINSSVKAIDMSGVTYPLTVRVEGMDIRLLDESGKRINTNLKSGEDVVISDATIQKLMVSGELLPTVYSLEQNYPNPFNPSTKISWQSPVGSWQSLKIYDVLGNEVSTFVDEYKPAGSYEVEWDASDYPSGVYFYQLRAKNFIETKKMILLR encoded by the coding sequence ATGTATATATATGATTACTTTGAACTGGTTGACTCAGCTAATTTTCTTCCATTATCACTTTCTGATTCACCAACTGATTCACACCCCAATGAGGCTTGTACTGAACTTGTTGCTCCAGATTTTGTTCAGAAAGCTTTTAATGCTGCTATAAATTATGAATTGAGTGGAGTAACTTTCCAACTGACTGTCCCTATACAAGACGGCTGGAATCTAGTTTCTATACCAGGTTTACACCCCTTGAATCAAAATGTGAATACCTGGTGGATCAATAAAGATCCTTCTACCGATGTATTCAGGTATAATGGAATTTACCAGACTGTAACAGCAGTAGCTCCCGGATTGGGTTATATGATGAAACACAATAACTCGCAGGTTTATAATACCGGCGATGAATGGCCAGCTAGTGGTATACAAATAGTCCCTCACGATCCGATAGCTGGAACTGCAGGATGGAACTTATTTGGAGGATATGAGTTGAGTGTAACAGCAGCCAACGTAACAACAAATCCTCCGGGACTGCAAAGCAGCCCGATTTACAAATTTTCAGGTGGATATCAGATAGCAACGACGATAGATCCTGGATATGGATACTGGATAAATCTTACAGCGCCAGGACAGATAATTATACCGGAAACTCTGGAAAAGAATGGAAAATCAGCAGAATGGTTTCCCAATGATTGGGGCAGGTTAATAACGACAGATGCAGCTGGAAAGAGCTTTACACTTTACGCAGTAAACGGCAAAGTAAACCTCGACAACTATAAAATGCCGCCCACACCACCAACAGGAAATTTCGACATAAGATATAGTAGCGGAAGAATAGCAGAAGACATCAACAGTTCGGTAAAGGCGATAGATATGAGTGGGGTAACATATCCATTGACAGTAAGAGTAGAAGGAATGGATATCAGACTGTTGGATGAAAGCGGAAAAAGGATCAACACAAACCTGAAATCAGGTGAAGATGTAGTGATCAGTGACGCAACAATACAGAAGCTGATGGTAAGCGGCGAATTGTTACCGACAGTCTACTCATTAGAGCAGAACTATCCGAATCCATTCAACCCAAGTACGAAAATCAGTTGGCAGTCACCTGTAGGCAGTTGGCAATCATTAAAGATTTATGATGTGCTCGGTAATGAGGTCTCGACTTTTGTTGATGAATATAAGCCAGCCGGCAGTTATGAGGTTGAATGGGATGCGAGCGATTATCCAAGCGGCGTGTACTTCTATCAGCTTCGTGCTAAAAATTTTATTGAGACCAAGAAAATGATCCTCCTTCGTTAG
- a CDS encoding DNRLRE domain-containing protein: MKLIKSLIFSGLLLSVIFITGCNEAPVNPNESIDGGRLSKAVTSVRLHIFNTNANLQTVNIYAVSSDWAECIVTYNTQPTLHPGPEGSFVTDVNNDWIITDISGIYYKWVDGTYDNFGILLTSAGTNLERFDSKEGTNPPFIRITFDDESYEDIADIADTELNELYPDLNFCNAVYLYNGVVNGYEKLALLKFDVQYVPQVECETAYAFDEEDGTCFIDLGFGNWGWSIYLPAPGTYTFPVYAAAGQCDITKGTYVGDVTAVYANGTVTFTYDFEPGFSTEETHFYAGYTPVPRDKKGKPTVAPGQYKIGTGLSGGIYIIAHAVVCSSDWD, translated from the coding sequence ATGAAGCTCATAAAATCTCTCATCTTTTCAGGACTTTTGCTGTCCGTAATTTTCATTACTGGCTGTAACGAGGCACCAGTTAATCCAAATGAAAGTATTGATGGTGGCCGATTATCAAAAGCTGTAACTTCAGTAAGGTTACATATTTTCAATACGAATGCTAATTTACAAACTGTAAATATCTATGCAGTTAGCTCCGATTGGGCTGAATGTATAGTTACTTATAATACTCAACCAACTCTCCACCCCGGACCTGAAGGATCGTTTGTAACTGATGTTAATAATGATTGGATAATAACAGATATATCAGGAATATATTATAAATGGGTAGATGGAACATATGATAATTTCGGAATTCTTCTTACCAGTGCAGGCACAAATCTGGAGAGATTTGATAGCAAAGAAGGTACAAATCCACCATTTATAAGGATAACATTTGATGATGAATCCTACGAGGATATAGCTGATATAGCAGATACAGAACTTAATGAGTTATATCCCGACCTTAATTTTTGTAATGCAGTATATTTGTACAATGGTGTTGTTAATGGATATGAAAAGTTAGCTTTACTTAAATTTGACGTTCAATATGTACCCCAGGTAGAATGTGAAACCGCCTATGCGTTTGATGAGGAGGATGGTACCTGCTTCATAGATTTAGGCTTTGGTAATTGGGGTTGGAGTATTTATCTGCCAGCACCTGGCACATATACATTTCCGGTTTACGCTGCTGCAGGGCAGTGTGATATTACAAAGGGAACATATGTAGGGGATGTAACCGCTGTCTACGCTAATGGAACAGTTACATTCACATATGATTTCGAACCTGGTTTCTCAACTGAAGAGACTCATTTCTATGCAGGGTATACACCAGTACCTAGAGATAAAAAAGGTAAACCGACTGTTGCTCCAGGCCAATATAAAATTGGTACAGGTCTGAGTGGTGGAATTTATATAATCGCACATGCTGTTGTGTGCTCAAGCGATTGGGATTAG
- a CDS encoding glycosyltransferase family 9 protein produces the protein MILKTDCRHFKGDRPCDPHKEQGVKCDNCNFYQPIKSKILIIKLDAVGDVLRTTSILKPLKKKYPDSYFEWCTRKNSLELFKYSPLVDEVILFEDDALFRIGAEEYDIVINLDTSKISSAIAANASAKSKFGFVLNKKGYVEAASSSAQKWLEMSAFDDVKKANQKSYQKIMYEILELELPVEPPLIQISEKENTRIISKNFIKSLNKTKPVIGLNVGVGTKWPSKGWPIKRWQELIEKLGKEEYNLLLLGGPEEVEIIKQLKEEFSYITNTGCDNSLLEFAAVVDLCDLIITADTLALHIATALGKKIVALFGPTSQSEIELYGKGIKLLSPEGCICYYKKYCSERVSCMEKITSDMVINAIGQLLKK, from the coding sequence ATGATTCTCAAAACAGATTGCCGGCATTTCAAAGGTGACAGACCCTGCGATCCTCACAAAGAACAGGGAGTAAAGTGTGATAATTGTAATTTTTATCAGCCTATAAAATCTAAAATATTAATCATCAAGCTTGATGCTGTTGGAGATGTTCTTCGAACAACTTCAATTCTTAAACCTCTAAAGAAAAAATATCCGGACAGTTATTTTGAGTGGTGCACAAGAAAAAATTCCTTAGAACTTTTTAAGTATAGCCCACTTGTTGATGAAGTTATTTTGTTTGAAGATGATGCTCTTTTCAGAATTGGTGCAGAGGAATACGATATCGTAATAAATCTGGATACTTCAAAAATCAGTTCTGCTATAGCAGCGAATGCATCGGCAAAGAGTAAATTCGGATTTGTGCTGAACAAAAAAGGGTATGTTGAAGCAGCATCGTCTTCCGCTCAAAAGTGGCTGGAAATGAGCGCATTTGATGATGTGAAGAAAGCGAATCAAAAATCCTATCAGAAAATTATGTACGAAATACTGGAACTGGAACTACCTGTTGAGCCTCCATTAATTCAAATATCAGAAAAAGAAAATACAAGGATTATATCGAAAAATTTTATTAAGAGTTTGAATAAAACAAAACCAGTTATTGGATTAAATGTTGGTGTTGGGACAAAGTGGCCAAGTAAAGGCTGGCCAATTAAAAGATGGCAAGAACTGATAGAAAAGTTAGGGAAGGAAGAATATAACTTACTCTTGCTTGGTGGTCCTGAAGAAGTTGAGATAATCAAGCAATTGAAAGAAGAATTCTCATACATTACAAATACCGGATGCGATAATTCATTATTGGAATTTGCTGCTGTTGTTGACTTGTGCGATTTAATTATAACAGCAGATACACTCGCACTTCATATTGCAACTGCACTTGGGAAGAAAATAGTCGCGCTTTTTGGCCCAACTTCTCAGAGCGAAATTGAGCTGTATGGTAAAGGAATTAAATTATTGTCACCGGAAGGTTGTATCTGTTATTATAAAAAATACTGTTCGGAAAGAGTTTCTTGCATGGAGAAAATAACAAGTGATATGGTTATAAATGCGATTGGTCAGTTGTTAAAAAAATAA
- a CDS encoding N-acetyltransferase, producing MNYFKHESAYVDENCVIGEGTKIWHFSHVQSGARIGKKCVFGQNVNVGNNVSIGDFCKVQNNVSIYEGVTLEDYVFCGPSMVFTNILDPKCKYPQVGAQFYVKTLVKEGASIGANATIVCGITLGKNCLVGAGSVVTKDVPDYALVVGIPGKVIGWVSEAGKRLSFDNDGFAYCEKSKKKYQLKNGMVSEVN from the coding sequence ATGAATTACTTTAAGCATGAATCTGCTTATGTTGATGAAAATTGCGTGATTGGTGAAGGAACAAAGATTTGGCACTTCAGTCATGTTCAGAGCGGTGCAAGGATTGGTAAAAAATGTGTGTTTGGTCAAAACGTTAATGTTGGAAATAATGTTTCTATCGGTGATTTCTGCAAGGTGCAGAATAACGTTTCGATTTATGAGGGTGTAACACTTGAAGATTATGTTTTTTGCGGACCTTCAATGGTGTTCACAAACATATTGGATCCAAAGTGCAAATATCCCCAGGTTGGCGCACAATTTTACGTAAAAACTCTTGTGAAAGAAGGTGCATCAATTGGTGCAAATGCTACTATTGTCTGCGGAATAACTCTCGGGAAAAATTGTTTGGTTGGTGCCGGTTCAGTAGTAACTAAAGATGTACCTGATTATGCACTCGTAGTAGGCATTCCGGGAAAAGTAATTGGCTGGGTATCAGAAGCAGGTAAACGATTAAGTTTTGATAACGATGGTTTTGCTTATTGTGAAAAATCTAAAAAGAAGTATCAGCTTAAGAATGGAATGGTTTCAGAAGTAAATTAA
- a CDS encoding Gfo/Idh/MocA family oxidoreductase — MKNFAITGVAGYIAPRHLQAIKDTGNQLVAAVDPHDSVGILDKYFPDVSFFTEFERFDRHLEKLRREHRDHKVDYLSICSPNNLHDAHIRLALRVGAHAICEKPLVLNPWNLDALQELENESSARVFTVLQLRVHPVLLELKQKLSKEKSKKKHEVVLTYITSRGLWYYFSWKGMVEKSGGIATNIGIHFFDFLVWLFGDAQSCVLHIKDSKRMSGFIELQDATVKWFLSTEREDLPAEASSKGASTFRSVTVDGEEVQFSEGFTDLHTRVYEETLKGNGFGIEDARPSIILVQKLRSASVIESKENIHPFAIKYK; from the coding sequence ATGAAAAATTTTGCAATTACTGGTGTAGCGGGATATATCGCTCCCAGACATCTGCAGGCAATTAAAGACACAGGTAATCAATTAGTTGCGGCTGTTGATCCGCATGATTCTGTTGGAATACTCGATAAATATTTTCCGGATGTCAGTTTTTTTACTGAGTTTGAAAGATTCGACAGACATCTCGAAAAATTAAGAAGAGAACACAGAGATCATAAAGTTGATTATCTCTCTATCTGCTCACCAAATAATTTACATGACGCACATATCAGACTTGCTTTGAGAGTTGGAGCTCATGCAATTTGTGAAAAACCTCTCGTGCTTAACCCATGGAACCTGGACGCTCTTCAAGAATTGGAAAATGAGTCATCAGCCCGAGTTTTCACTGTTTTGCAACTCCGGGTCCACCCTGTTCTTTTAGAATTGAAACAAAAACTTTCCAAAGAAAAATCAAAAAAGAAGCATGAAGTTGTATTGACTTATATTACTTCACGCGGTTTATGGTATTATTTTTCATGGAAAGGTATGGTCGAAAAATCAGGAGGTATTGCAACAAATATCGGCATTCATTTTTTTGATTTTCTAGTTTGGCTTTTTGGTGATGCGCAATCCTGTGTTTTGCATATTAAGGATAGCAAAAGAATGTCAGGATTTATTGAACTTCAGGATGCAACTGTCAAGTGGTTTCTCTCTACTGAAAGAGAAGACTTACCGGCAGAAGCTTCCAGTAAAGGTGCATCCACATTCAGATCAGTTACTGTAGATGGTGAGGAGGTACAATTTTCGGAAGGTTTTACTGATTTACATACTCGTGTGTATGAGGAAACTCTTAAAGGAAATGGTTTTGGAATTGAGGATGCAAGACCTTCAATTATCCTTGTCCAAAAACTCCGGTCAGCATCAGTAATCGAAAGCAAAGAAAACATCCATCCATTTGCTATTAAATATAAATAA
- a CDS encoding nucleotide sugar dehydrogenase, with the protein MNILDKIKNKTVKVGIVGMGYVGLPLGLAFTEKKINVLGFDLDEKKVKLLSQGKSYIKHINGNKIKDAVKSGKLKATTDFSRLPEVDAIIICVPTPLDEHREPDMSYVFDTAKTIAKYLRKGQLVTLESTTYPGTTDEILKPLFENATKAGKNKFKVGKDFYLAFSPEREDPNNPDFSTVTIPKVVGGVTPTCLKIARALYDLVIIKTVPVSSTKAAESSKLLENIFRSINIAMVNELKMVFDRMGIDIWEVIAAASTKPFGFKPFYPGPGLGGHCIPIDPFYLTWKAREFEVNTKFIELAGEINTHQPYYVVERSMEFLNKFKKTLNGSKVLILGAAYKKDIDDMRESPSLKLIEIYREKGATVEYSDPFIPVLPKTRKYDYNMKSIKLSKENLRKYDLVVLSTDHSTFDYKFIAQHSERIVDSRNAFEARGIKSKNIFKA; encoded by the coding sequence ATGAACATTTTAGACAAAATAAAAAATAAAACTGTAAAAGTGGGCATAGTGGGAATGGGATATGTAGGTTTACCACTTGGTCTAGCTTTCACTGAAAAAAAAATTAACGTTTTAGGTTTTGATCTGGATGAAAAGAAAGTCAAGCTTTTATCTCAAGGTAAAAGTTATATAAAGCATATTAATGGAAATAAAATCAAAGATGCTGTAAAATCAGGAAAGCTTAAAGCTACAACCGATTTTTCAAGACTTCCTGAAGTTGATGCAATTATAATTTGCGTTCCAACTCCTTTGGATGAACACCGTGAACCAGATATGTCTTACGTTTTTGATACAGCAAAAACAATTGCCAAGTATTTGAGAAAAGGTCAGCTGGTTACTCTTGAATCTACAACATATCCTGGAACTACCGATGAAATTCTGAAACCGCTTTTTGAAAATGCAACGAAGGCAGGTAAAAATAAATTCAAGGTGGGAAAAGATTTTTATCTCGCATTCAGTCCCGAACGTGAAGACCCGAACAATCCGGATTTTTCAACAGTAACAATTCCAAAGGTAGTTGGCGGCGTCACACCAACATGCCTTAAAATTGCACGGGCACTTTATGATTTGGTTATAATTAAAACTGTTCCGGTATCTTCTACAAAGGCTGCTGAATCCAGTAAGCTGCTTGAAAATATTTTCCGCTCAATAAACATTGCAATGGTAAATGAACTGAAGATGGTGTTTGATAGAATGGGTATTGATATCTGGGAAGTGATTGCAGCAGCTTCGACCAAACCTTTTGGATTTAAACCATTTTATCCGGGTCCCGGACTTGGAGGACACTGTATTCCTATTGATCCGTTCTACTTAACCTGGAAAGCAAGAGAATTTGAAGTAAACACCAAATTCATTGAACTTGCCGGGGAAATAAATACTCATCAGCCGTACTATGTTGTCGAGAGATCGATGGAGTTCCTGAATAAGTTTAAGAAAACATTAAATGGGTCGAAAGTATTGATTTTAGGTGCTGCATATAAAAAAGATATTGACGATATGAGAGAATCCCCTTCTCTAAAATTAATTGAAATTTATCGTGAGAAGGGTGCGACGGTTGAGTATTCCGATCCGTTCATTCCTGTACTTCCGAAAACCAGAAAATATGATTATAATATGAAATCAATTAAGTTGAGTAAAGAGAATCTTAGAAAATATGATCTTGTAGTTTTAAGCACTGATCACTCAACATTTGATTACAAATTTATTGCTCAACACTCAGAGCGTATAGTGGATTCCCGCAATGCGTTTGAAGCTAGAGGAATAAAATCAAAGAACATATTTAAAGCATAA
- a CDS encoding thioredoxin family protein, translating into MFVKKIISLFAIVAIYFISVAACAAPSSPGKIEDFELRDTNGKEHSLSDYKDSKAIVVMFIATECPVSNDYNSRMEKIFNDYKEKGFAFLGINSNKAESVDRIKEHAEDNQLTFTILKDEKNMIADKFEASVTPEVYVLNKNFDVLYHGRIDNARDESEVVSKDLENALNEILSGKEVSKKETKAFGCTIKRI; encoded by the coding sequence ATGTTCGTAAAAAAAATCATTTCACTCTTCGCAATTGTTGCAATCTATTTTATTTCAGTTGCTGCCTGTGCAGCTCCATCATCACCGGGGAAGATAGAAGATTTCGAACTTCGTGATACGAATGGCAAGGAACATTCTTTATCCGATTATAAAGATTCCAAAGCAATCGTGGTAATGTTTATTGCCACAGAATGCCCTGTGTCGAATGATTACAACTCGCGAATGGAAAAAATATTTAATGACTACAAAGAAAAAGGTTTTGCTTTCCTAGGAATTAATTCGAACAAAGCCGAATCAGTAGATAGGATCAAAGAACACGCAGAAGACAACCAATTGACATTTACTATTTTAAAAGATGAGAAAAATATGATAGCAGATAAGTTCGAAGCCTCAGTAACGCCGGAAGTTTATGTGTTAAACAAAAATTTCGATGTTCTGTATCACGGCCGAATAGACAATGCAAGAGATGAATCTGAAGTTGTTAGTAAAGATTTAGAAAATGCTTTAAATGAAATTCTATCCGGAAAGGAAGTTTCAAAGAAAGAAACAAAAGCTTTTGGTTGTACAATAAAAAGGATATAA
- a CDS encoding TlpA family protein disulfide reductase, whose product MFDVQKYLMIVVLIFVGISPITFSQAKDSYKVEIINVSDLEKIINENDDQALLINVWATWCAPCREEFPELVKLANDYSNKVRVVGISVDEKGDLDSKVIPFLKNQKASFQNYLLKVIDPEDFINALNEKWGGAIPATFIYDKEGNQKEMIVGKQTYEVFESAIKKVIN is encoded by the coding sequence ATGTTTGATGTTCAAAAGTATTTGATGATAGTAGTTTTGATTTTTGTTGGAATCAGTCCGATAACTTTTTCACAGGCAAAAGATTCTTATAAAGTTGAAATTATTAATGTATCAGATCTTGAAAAAATTATTAATGAAAATGATGACCAGGCATTATTGATTAATGTTTGGGCAACATGGTGCGCACCTTGCCGTGAAGAGTTTCCCGAACTGGTCAAACTGGCAAATGATTATAGTAATAAAGTTCGCGTAGTTGGAATCAGCGTTGATGAGAAAGGAGATTTGGACTCAAAAGTAATCCCATTCTTAAAAAACCAGAAAGCCTCTTTTCAAAATTATCTTTTAAAAGTGATTGATCCTGAAGATTTCATAAATGCATTAAATGAAAAGTGGGGTGGGGCAATACCTGCTACTTTTATCTATGATAAAGAAGGTAATCAAAAAGAAATGATAGTCGGTAAACAAACGTACGAGGTATTTGAAAGTGCTATAAAAAAAGTGATCAACTAG
- the lgt gene encoding prolipoprotein diacylglyceryl transferase, giving the protein MLAFIEWSVSPEIFHLGPVSIRWYGFLFAMAFVAGYIIMSWVFKKEGRSRTDLEQLSVYMIFGTVIGARLGHCLFYNPEYYLSNPIEILKVWEGGLASHGAAIGIIISLYLFSNKKKNYPLMWVLDRVVIVTALGGSFIRLGNLFNSEIIGKPTDVSWAFIFTVVDDLPRHPAQLYESIAYLIIFLILFFIYYKGIEKNRKGLLFGSFLVFVFTFRFFVEFVKENQSGFEAGMALNMGQILSIPFVLLGLFFILKSFKQEAKKK; this is encoded by the coding sequence ATGCTGGCTTTTATAGAATGGAGTGTTAGTCCGGAAATTTTTCATCTCGGACCTGTATCGATCCGTTGGTACGGATTTTTATTTGCAATGGCATTCGTTGCCGGTTATATAATTATGTCCTGGGTTTTTAAGAAAGAAGGCAGATCCAGAACTGATCTTGAACAATTATCAGTGTATATGATATTTGGAACTGTAATCGGTGCAAGACTTGGACATTGTCTCTTCTATAATCCAGAATATTATCTTTCAAATCCAATCGAGATTTTGAAAGTTTGGGAGGGTGGTTTGGCAAGCCACGGCGCTGCAATCGGTATAATCATTTCACTTTATTTATTTTCAAACAAGAAAAAAAATTACCCGCTGATGTGGGTTCTTGATAGGGTTGTCATTGTAACTGCATTAGGTGGTTCGTTTATCCGGCTTGGTAATCTATTCAACTCAGAAATTATCGGAAAACCAACTGATGTCTCTTGGGCTTTCATATTCACAGTAGTGGATGACCTGCCAAGACATCCGGCACAGCTTTATGAATCAATAGCGTATCTAATAATCTTTTTGATTTTATTTTTCATCTACTATAAGGGAATTGAAAAGAACAGAAAAGGATTACTGTTCGGATCGTTTCTCGTATTTGTTTTTACTTTCAGATTTTTTGTAGAGTTTGTGAAGGAAAATCAATCCGGGTTTGAAGCCGGAATGGCTTTGAATATGGGTCAGATTTTAAGCATTCCTTTCGTGCTGTTGGGACTATTTTTTATACTCAAATCATTTAAGCAGGAAGCAAAAAAAAAGTGA